The genomic stretch ACGTCTATCGAATGGAACTGCTGGGCGCCGAAGTCCGTCCCGTCTCGTCGGGTACGCGGACGCTGAAGGACGCGACGAACGAGGCGATCCGGGACTGGGTCACGAACGTCGAAGACACGCACTACATCATCGGGTCGGTCGTGGGGCCGGATCCGTTTCCACGCATGGTCCGCGACTTCCAGTGCGTGATCGGTCGTGAGGCACGCAGCCAGCTTCTCGAGGCGGAGGGACGACTTCCCGATGTCGTAGTCGCCTGCGTTGGCGGAGGGTCGAACGCGATGGGTATGTTCTCAGCGTTCCTGGAGGAGGATGGTGTTCGCCTGGTCGGCGTGGAAGCGGCTGGGGCGGGCATCGAGACCGGCAGGCACTCGGCGTCGCTCAGCGCGGGAAGGCCGGGTGTTCTGCACGGCTCGCTGAGCTATCTTCTGCAAAATTCGGACGGACAGGTGGCCCCTGCCCACTCCGTGTCGGCGGGGCTCGACTATCCGGGTGTTGGGCCTGAGCACTCGTACTTGAAGGAACAAGGCCGCGCGACGTACACGTCCGTCACGGATCATGAGGCGCTAGAGGCCTTTCGTCGGCTCTCGCAACTGGAGGGAATCATCCCCGCGTTGGAGTCTGCTCACGCCATCGCATACGTGCTCCGTGAAGGGGCCTCGTACCGGGACGGCGGCCCTCTGTTGGTCTGCCTCTCGGGTCGCGGTGACAAGGACGTCGCTCACGTCGCCCGCGTCGAAGGACGCGGTGACTTGCTGCTGTAGGTGCGGGTTTGACGGAGGTCGTGACCGGCAAGGGAGGGCTTCCCGCTGACCCAGGGTGGGATGAAGACCTACCCGTCGGGGAGGTCAAGACCCTCTTCACCACACTGGGGAAGGCCTTCCGCGCGTACCAGCTATACGACGAGAACAACCCAGTCCGGCAGCGTTTCGTCGATTCCTTGCGCGGGGACTTCCGGACACTCTGGGCGCTGACCGACCGGCTCGTCCTGAGGGTCACCGAGGAGCACTTTCTGCTCGGTGAGACTCCGGTATATCACACCGAGAACCGGAACGACTCGCTCGCTTTCCTCTTCTTCAAAGACAGCGTGAGGGAGGTCACTTTCCTTCCGGGTGTGGAAGAAGAGGAGCTCGTGAGCTTTCTGGGCGTGTTGCAGAAGGCGCGGAAGCTCGTGCCGGAAGGCGACGACCTGCTGACGGTTCTTTGGGAGGCCGACCTCCAGTTCTTCCTGTACCAATACGTCGACTTGCTCGCCGAAGGCGTTTCGCTACCCGAGGCCGGACCGGGCAACAGCCCGGCGGAAATGCAAGCGGCGTTGGCGGCTACCGCCGACGAGGAAGAGCAGGGTCCCCCCGAATCAGGCCAGGCAGGCGCCGAGCAAGAACAAGGGCCGCAGACGGTTTCCCAGGACGACTTCAATCCAACCCTGTACGCCCTCGATCCCGAGGAGATGAAGGTCCTAGCCGCGGAACTCAAGAAGGAGATGGAGAGGGACCTGAGCAGCGACGTGCTCGCGGCGCTCCTAGATCGCTTGGAGGAGCCAGAGAACCGCGAGCGCCAGAGTGAGATCCTGGGCATCCTCAAGGCTCTTCTGCCGAGCTTCCTCAGTCGCGGGCAGATCGCGGCTGCTACGCAGGTGCTTCAGGAGCTACGCGCGCTCGAAGACCAGGAGGGAAGGCTCGACGAGCAGCGGTTGGCCGAGTGTCGTGAGATTGTCCATGAGATCAGTACTCCGGAGGGGATCACCGAGCTCATCCAGGCGCTTTCCGATGGCACGATCAGGGCCTCGGCGACCCAGTTCGGTGCCTTCGTGCACTTCCTGGGAGCGGAGGCTCTAGCGCCGTTGCTGCGCTCCTCGGAGAGTGTGGACCACAAGGAATTACAGGCGGTTCTGCGGCACGCCGTGCAGGGGATGGCGGACCTCAACCGCGGTGCGGTCGTGAAGCTGATGGAGGAGGACGACGCCGTCCTCGCCGCAGGCGCGGTGCGGCTCGCGAGCGAGATGCAGATCGCCGAAGCCGGGCCGGCGCTCGTCGGCGTATTGGCGCACGCCGACCCCGCTGTGCGTTTCGCGGCTATCGAGGCCGTGACCTCTCTCAAGGCGTCGATCGCCGCGGACGCGCTCGAGCAGATGCTTGACGATCCGGAACGGGACATCCGAATCGCCGCCGTGAGAGCACTCGGCGAACTCGAACACCGACCAGCGGCCAGGGTGCTCGCCGAAATCCTCGAGAGCAAGGAGATTCGCATCGCGGACATCTCCGAAAAGGTCGCGTTCTTCGAGGCGTTCGGCGTGCTCGCAGACGACGACGGCGTCGATCTGCTCGGCCGTCTGCTCAACCGCAAGCGATTTCTGGGCAAACGCGAGCCGTCCGAAATCCGAGCCGCCGCCGCGCTCGGGCTTGGCAAGGTCGGAAGTCAGGCCGCGCGAGACGCACTCGGTCACTCGAGCCATGATGACGACGCGGTCGTGCGCAGCAACGTCGGTCGCGCCATGCGGGGCGAGGGCGCCGAGTAATGGCTGAGATCAACTACCAGCAAGAGGGGCGCAGGATCCTGGCGGCGTTCTACAGTGCGCTGAGCGCGCTGAAGCTTTATCCAGTCGAAAACGAGACCGTGCAGACCGCGCTGACCGAGCTTCATGGGCTGATCGAGCGGGTCGTGCAGAACGACGGCACCGCCGAGGTGCGCGTGGTAGGAGACTTCTTCTTCTTGAACGAGACTCGGGTACGCCTGGACCTCACGAACTTCTCGACGTTCGGTTCCTTTGCTCGCGCGCTACAGGATCACGGCATTGGGACCGTCGAGGTGCACCACGGCATCGAGCGTAGTGAGTGGGCCCCCTTCAT from Gemmatimonadota bacterium encodes the following:
- the trpB gene encoding tryptophan synthase subunit beta, coding for MSTPTPSLTGRFGEFGGRYVPETLIRALDELVVAYEEAGRDPGFARDLEHLLTTFVGRPTPLYKAERLGAEIGHSAVYLKREDLNHTGAHKINNTIGQVLLARRMGKHRIIAETGAGQHGVATATACALFDIECVVYMGEEDIERQALNVYRMELLGAEVRPVSSGTRTLKDATNEAIRDWVTNVEDTHYIIGSVVGPDPFPRMVRDFQCVIGREARSQLLEAEGRLPDVVVACVGGGSNAMGMFSAFLEEDGVRLVGVEAAGAGIETGRHSASLSAGRPGVLHGSLSYLLQNSDGQVAPAHSVSAGLDYPGVGPEHSYLKEQGRATYTSVTDHEALEAFRRLSQLEGIIPALESAHAIAYVLREGASYRDGGPLLVCLSGRGDKDVAHVARVEGRGDLLL
- a CDS encoding HEAT repeat domain-containing protein, encoding MTGKGGLPADPGWDEDLPVGEVKTLFTTLGKAFRAYQLYDENNPVRQRFVDSLRGDFRTLWALTDRLVLRVTEEHFLLGETPVYHTENRNDSLAFLFFKDSVREVTFLPGVEEEELVSFLGVLQKARKLVPEGDDLLTVLWEADLQFFLYQYVDLLAEGVSLPEAGPGNSPAEMQAALAATADEEEQGPPESGQAGAEQEQGPQTVSQDDFNPTLYALDPEEMKVLAAELKKEMERDLSSDVLAALLDRLEEPENRERQSEILGILKALLPSFLSRGQIAAATQVLQELRALEDQEGRLDEQRLAECREIVHEISTPEGITELIQALSDGTIRASATQFGAFVHFLGAEALAPLLRSSESVDHKELQAVLRHAVQGMADLNRGAVVKLMEEDDAVLAAGAVRLASEMQIAEAGPALVGVLAHADPAVRFAAIEAVTSLKASIAADALEQMLDDPERDIRIAAVRALGELEHRPAARVLAEILESKEIRIADISEKVAFFEAFGVLADDDGVDLLGRLLNRKRFLGKREPSEIRAAAALGLGKVGSQAARDALGHSSHDDDAVVRSNVGRAMRGEGAE